One Molothrus aeneus isolate 106 chromosome 29, BPBGC_Maene_1.0, whole genome shotgun sequence genomic region harbors:
- the LOC136567721 gene encoding antimicrobial peptide NK-lysin-like isoform X2, translating to MAATLLLLLLLLGAQATAPSPCQGDPSSWCWDTATVTRCGWEQQCQYLQDSLALGDVADGDSVADGDSVAQGRRLKCSLCTKVLKKIQALAGDDPDESAVQAALKKGCRALGRSVGKKCQKLVSKYQEQISEGLQNGDLPQDICAAIGICRS from the exons ATGGCTgccaccctcctgctgctgttgctgctgctgggag ctcaggccaCGGCCCCCTCGCCCTGCCAGGGTGaccccagctcctggtgctgggacACGGCCACGGTCACGCGCTGtggctgggaacagcagtgCCAGTACCTCCAGGACAGCCTGGCCCTG GGGGATGTGGCTGATGGGGACAGCGTGGCTGATGGGGACAGcgtggcacagggcaggaggttGAAGTGCAGCCTGTGCACCAAGGTCCTGAAGAAGATACAGGCGCTGGCAGGTGACGACCCTGATGAG tcggcagtgcaggcagctctgaagAAGGGCTGCCGGGCACTGGGCCGGTCCGTGGGCAAGAAGTGCCAGAAGCTGGTGAGCAAGTACCAGGAGCAGATCAGTGAGGGGCTGCAGAACGGGGACCTGCCCCAGGACATCTGCGCTGCCATCGGCATCTGCCGCTCCTGA
- the YKT6 gene encoding synaptobrevin homolog YKT6, producing MRLYSLSVLYKGDPKVHLLKAAYDVSTFNFFQRSSVQEFMTFTSQLIAERSALGSRASVKEQEYLCHVYVRSDGLAGVVIADNEYPQRVCFTLLDKVLEEFSRQVSKMDWPSGSPATISYSALDGYLSKYQNPRDADPMTRVQAELDETKIILHNTMESLLERGEKLDDLVSKSEVLGAQSKAFYKTARKQNSCCEIM from the exons ATGAGGCTCTACAGCCTAAGTGTCCTTTACAAGGGTGACCCCAAAGTGCACTTGCTCAAAGCTGCCTACGACGTGTCCACCTTCAACTTCTTCCAGAGGTCGAG TGTGCAGGAGTTCATGACCTTCACGAGCCAGCTGATCGCGGAGCGCTCGGcgctgggcagcagggcctcTGTCAAGGAGCAAG AGTACCTGTGCCACGTGTACGTGCGGAGCGACGGGCTGGCTGGAGTGGTGATTGCAGACAATGAGTATCCCCAGAGGGTTTGTTTCACCTTGCTGGACAAG gtgctggaggAGTTCTCCAGGCAGGTCAGCAAGATGGACTGGCCCTCAGGATCACCTGCCACCATCAGCTACTCTGCCTTGGATGGGTACCTCAGCAAATACCAG AACCCCCGCGATGCTGACCCCATGACCCGAGTGCAGGCGGAGCTGGACGAGACCAAAATCATCctg cacaACACCATGGAGTCCCTGCTGGAGCGTGGGGAGAAGCTGGACGACCTGGTCTCCAAGTCGGAGGTGCTGGGGGCACAGTCCAAAGCCTTCTACAAAACG GCCCGAAAGCAGAATTCCTGCTGTGAAATCATGTGA
- the GCK gene encoding hexokinase-4 isoform X1, whose protein sequence is MLDHRARMESSRKEKVEQILSEFRLKEEDLKKVMYRMQKEMDRGLKLETHEEASVKMLPTYVRSTPEGSEVGDFLSLDLGGTNFRVMLVKVGEGEEGQWKVKTKHQMYSIPEDAMTGTAEMLFDYISECISDFLDKHQMKHKKLPLGFTFSFPVRHEDIDKGILLNWTKGFKASGAEGNNVVGLLRDAIKRRGDFEMDVVAMVNDTVATMISCYYEDHRCEVGMIVGTGCNACYMEEMHNVELVEGDEGRMCVNTEWGAFGASGELDEFLLEYDRVVDETSLNPGQQLYEKIIGGKYMGEIVRLVLLKLVDENLLFNGEASEKLKTRGTFETRFMSQIESDSDDRKQIYNILSAFELLPSRTDCEIVRRVCESVSTRAAQMCSAGLAGVINRMRESRSQDTLKITVGVDGSVYKLHPSFKDHFHATVRQLTPGCDITFIQSEEGSGRGAALISAVACKMACMMGQ, encoded by the exons ATGCTGGATCACCGagccaggatggagagcagcaggaaggagaag GTGGAGCAGATCCTGTCGGAGTTCCGTCTGAAGGAGGAGGACCTGAAGAAGGTGATGTACCGGATGCAGAAGGAGATGGACCGAGGGCTCAAGCTAGAGACACACGAGGAAGCCTCTGTGAAAATGCTGCCCACCTACGTGCGCTCCACCCCCGAGGGCTCTG AGGTGGGAGATTTCCTGTCTCTGGACCTGGGCGGCACCAATTTCCGTGTGATGCTGGTGAAGGTGGGCGAGGGGGAGgaggggcagtggaaggtgaaGACGAAGCACCAGATGTACTCCATCCCGGAGGATGCCATGACTGGGACGGCTGAGATG CTCTTCGACTACATCTCCGAGTGCATCTCTGATTTCCTGGACAAGCACCAGATGAAGCACAAAAAGCTGCCCCTGGGCttcaccttctccttccctgtaCGGCACGAGGACATCGACAAG GGCATCCTCCTGAACTGGACCAAGGGCTTCAAAGCCTCGGGCGCGGAAGGGAACAACGTGGTGGGGCTGCTGAGGGATGCCATCAAACGGCGAGGG gactTCGAGATGGACGTGGTGGCAATGGTGAACGACACGGTGGCCACGATGATCTCGTGCTACTACGAAGATCACCGGTGCGAGGTTGGGATGATTGTGG GGACGGGCTGCAACGCCTGCTACATGGAGGAGATGCACAACGTGGAGCTGGTGGAGGGCGACGAGGGGCGCATGTGTGTGAACACGGAGTGGGGGGCCTTTGGTGCCTCTGGGGAGCTGGACGAGTTCCTGCTGGAGTACGACCGCGTGGTGGACGAGACCTCCCTTAACCCCGGTCAGCAACT GTACGAGAAGATCATTGGGGGGAAGTACATGGGGGAGATCGTGCggctggtgctgctgaagcTGGTGGATGAGAACCTGCTCTTCAACGGGGAGGCCTCTGAGAAGCTCAAGACTCGTGGGACCTTTGAGACCCGCTTCATGTCCCAGATTGAGAG CGACTCCGATGACCGCAAGCAGATCTACAACATCCTGTCAGCCTTCGAGCTGCTGCCGTCGCGGACGGACTGCGAGATCGTGCGGCGCGTGTGCGAGAGCGTGTCCACGCGCGCGGCCCAGATGTGCTCGGCCGGGCTGGCCGGCGTCATCAACCGCATGCGCGAGAGCCGCAGCCAGGACACCCTCAAGATCACCGTTGGCGTCGACGGCTCCGTCTACAAGCTCCATCCCAG cttcAAGGACCACTTCCACGCCACAGTGCGGCAGCTGACGCCCGGCTGCGACATCACCTTCATCCAGTCCGAGGAAGGcagcgggcgcggggccgcccTCATCTCGGCCGTGGCCTGCAAGATGGCCTGCATGATGGGGCAGTGA
- the LOC136567721 gene encoding antimicrobial peptide NK-lysin-like isoform X1: protein MAATLLLLLLLLGAAQATAPSPCQGDPSSWCWDTATVTRCGWEQQCQYLQDSLALGDVADGDSVADGDSVAQGRRLKCSLCTKVLKKIQALAGDDPDESAVQAALKKGCRALGRSVGKKCQKLVSKYQEQISEGLQNGDLPQDICAAIGICRS, encoded by the exons ATGGCTgccaccctcctgctgctgttgctgctgctgggag cagctcaggccaCGGCCCCCTCGCCCTGCCAGGGTGaccccagctcctggtgctgggacACGGCCACGGTCACGCGCTGtggctgggaacagcagtgCCAGTACCTCCAGGACAGCCTGGCCCTG GGGGATGTGGCTGATGGGGACAGCGTGGCTGATGGGGACAGcgtggcacagggcaggaggttGAAGTGCAGCCTGTGCACCAAGGTCCTGAAGAAGATACAGGCGCTGGCAGGTGACGACCCTGATGAG tcggcagtgcaggcagctctgaagAAGGGCTGCCGGGCACTGGGCCGGTCCGTGGGCAAGAAGTGCCAGAAGCTGGTGAGCAAGTACCAGGAGCAGATCAGTGAGGGGCTGCAGAACGGGGACCTGCCCCAGGACATCTGCGCTGCCATCGGCATCTGCCGCTCCTGA
- the GCK gene encoding hexokinase-4 isoform X2: protein MGEIVRLVLLKLVDENLLFNGEASEKLKTRGTFETRFMSQIESDSDDRKQIYNILSAFELLPSRTDCEIVRRVCESVSTRAAQMCSAGLAGVINRMRESRSQDTLKITVGVDGSVYKLHPSFKDHFHATVRQLTPGCDITFIQSEEGSGRGAALISAVACKMACMMGQ, encoded by the exons ATGGGGGAGATCGTGCggctggtgctgctgaagcTGGTGGATGAGAACCTGCTCTTCAACGGGGAGGCCTCTGAGAAGCTCAAGACTCGTGGGACCTTTGAGACCCGCTTCATGTCCCAGATTGAGAG CGACTCCGATGACCGCAAGCAGATCTACAACATCCTGTCAGCCTTCGAGCTGCTGCCGTCGCGGACGGACTGCGAGATCGTGCGGCGCGTGTGCGAGAGCGTGTCCACGCGCGCGGCCCAGATGTGCTCGGCCGGGCTGGCCGGCGTCATCAACCGCATGCGCGAGAGCCGCAGCCAGGACACCCTCAAGATCACCGTTGGCGTCGACGGCTCCGTCTACAAGCTCCATCCCAG cttcAAGGACCACTTCCACGCCACAGTGCGGCAGCTGACGCCCGGCTGCGACATCACCTTCATCCAGTCCGAGGAAGGcagcgggcgcggggccgcccTCATCTCGGCCGTGGCCTGCAAGATGGCCTGCATGATGGGGCAGTGA